Proteins found in one Cellulomonas palmilytica genomic segment:
- a CDS encoding DUF624 domain-containing protein, whose product MTVTDRSAPASEIGRGPLSRWSATVYWALVIELLILLTSLPGLLALFLLDRSVSDVPLAALCLVPLGPALGAATYAWRAYLVATPDQRDLAPASRFWRGYRLSWRDVLAWWVPTLVVLALLAVNVLHAGAVVGQVWAIASLVVAVALLVWAGNALVLSALFAFRTRDVVRLAAYYLAARPVAALGNLTLVVLGATLAIVTTDRLLLALATLAIASLTRTATPVIADVTTRFTSPHPADC is encoded by the coding sequence GTGACCGTGACGGACCGCAGCGCTCCGGCCTCCGAGATCGGTCGCGGGCCGCTGTCGCGATGGTCGGCGACGGTGTACTGGGCGTTGGTGATCGAGCTGCTGATCCTGCTCACGTCCCTGCCCGGGCTGCTGGCGCTGTTCCTCCTCGACCGCTCGGTCTCCGACGTGCCGCTCGCCGCGCTGTGCCTCGTCCCGCTCGGCCCGGCGCTGGGCGCCGCGACGTACGCGTGGCGCGCCTACCTCGTCGCGACCCCCGACCAGCGCGACCTCGCACCCGCGTCGCGGTTCTGGCGCGGCTACCGCCTGTCGTGGCGCGACGTGCTCGCGTGGTGGGTGCCGACGCTCGTCGTGCTCGCGCTCCTGGCCGTGAACGTCCTGCACGCCGGCGCCGTCGTCGGGCAGGTGTGGGCGATCGCGTCGCTCGTCGTGGCCGTCGCGCTGCTCGTGTGGGCCGGCAACGCGCTCGTGCTCTCGGCGCTGTTCGCGTTCCGCACCCGCGACGTGGTGCGCCTCGCGGCGTACTACCTCGCCGCGCGGCCCGTCGCGGCGCTCGGCAACCTCACGCTCGTCGTCCTGGGCGCGACCCTGGCGATCGTCACCACCGACCGCCTCCTCCTGGCCCTCGCCACCCTCGCGATCGCCTCTCTGACCCGCACCGCGACCCCGGTGATCGCAGACGTCACCACCCGCTTCACCAGCCCCCACCCCGCCGACTGCTGA
- a CDS encoding ABC transporter substrate-binding protein: protein MRSTKKSVVAFGSAAALVLTLTTACSSDDPEPQATGGEQPTSSGVTIDEAHSVGAMPDFEAGTTFVATEPVTFSLLYRDHPNYPLKKDWLIFSELAANNQVSFDITSAPLSDWDAKKSLIISAGDAPDLIPVTYPGQETQFVAGGALLPISDYVQYMPNFQKKVADWGLEQAIENLRQVDGKYYMLPGLYESPQPQYSIVTRQDQWDAAGITDAPETWDDFKADLATLKEKNPDLWPMSDRWSTTNNVPLGATLQIAAPNFGTVAGWGFGNGLWYDEASGTYEYAPATEGYKQLVEYFAGLVADGLLDPESVTQDDETAIQKFTSGESLTISGNTQEITTYRTSFADAGTDATLRLLRVPSGPAGDNVAAGSRTGPGFMLSAKAAENPNFLALLQFADWLYYSDEGIEFAKWGVEGTTYTKDGDVRTIAEDVDWNGLNPGAPKLLNADFGFSNGVFMFTNGSSDELVASTSSDEVKQFVEEMSTKTELPLAPAAPLEEMEQEQVNLWQTSLNDAVTQATAAFILGKRPMSEWDAFVSELKGLNMDQYVATFNTALERAQG, encoded by the coding sequence ATGAGATCGACGAAGAAGAGCGTAGTCGCGTTCGGGTCCGCGGCCGCGCTCGTGCTGACGCTCACCACCGCGTGCTCGTCGGACGACCCCGAGCCCCAGGCCACCGGCGGCGAGCAGCCGACGAGCAGCGGTGTGACGATCGACGAGGCGCACAGCGTCGGTGCGATGCCGGACTTCGAGGCCGGCACGACGTTCGTCGCGACCGAGCCGGTGACGTTCTCCCTGCTGTACCGCGACCACCCGAACTACCCGCTGAAGAAGGACTGGCTGATCTTCAGCGAGCTCGCGGCGAACAACCAGGTGTCGTTCGACATCACGAGCGCGCCGCTGTCCGACTGGGACGCGAAGAAGTCGCTCATCATCTCGGCGGGCGACGCGCCCGACCTGATCCCGGTGACGTACCCGGGCCAGGAGACGCAGTTCGTCGCGGGCGGCGCGCTGCTGCCCATCAGCGACTACGTGCAGTACATGCCGAACTTCCAGAAGAAGGTCGCCGACTGGGGCCTCGAGCAGGCCATCGAGAACCTGCGTCAGGTGGACGGCAAGTACTACATGCTCCCCGGCCTGTACGAGTCGCCGCAGCCGCAGTACTCGATCGTCACGCGGCAGGACCAGTGGGACGCCGCGGGGATCACCGACGCGCCCGAGACCTGGGACGACTTCAAGGCGGACCTCGCGACGCTCAAGGAGAAGAACCCCGACCTGTGGCCCATGTCGGACCGTTGGTCGACGACGAACAACGTGCCGCTCGGCGCGACGCTGCAGATCGCCGCGCCCAACTTCGGCACGGTCGCCGGCTGGGGCTTCGGCAACGGCCTGTGGTACGACGAGGCGTCCGGCACCTACGAGTACGCCCCGGCGACCGAGGGCTACAAGCAGCTCGTGGAGTACTTCGCGGGCCTCGTCGCGGACGGGCTGCTCGACCCGGAGTCGGTGACGCAGGACGACGAGACCGCGATCCAGAAGTTCACGTCCGGCGAGTCGCTGACGATCTCCGGGAACACGCAGGAGATCACCACGTACCGCACGTCGTTCGCGGACGCGGGCACGGACGCCACCCTGCGGCTGCTGCGCGTGCCGTCGGGCCCCGCGGGTGACAACGTCGCGGCGGGCAGCCGCACCGGGCCGGGCTTCATGCTGTCGGCGAAGGCGGCGGAGAACCCGAACTTCCTCGCGCTGCTGCAGTTCGCCGACTGGCTGTACTACTCGGACGAGGGCATCGAGTTCGCCAAGTGGGGCGTCGAGGGCACGACGTACACGAAGGACGGCGACGTCCGCACCATCGCCGAGGACGTCGACTGGAACGGCCTGAACCCGGGCGCTCCGAAGCTGCTCAACGCGGACTTCGGGTTCAGCAACGGCGTGTTCATGTTCACCAACGGCTCGTCCGACGAGCTCGTCGCGTCCACGTCGTCCGACGAGGTCAAGCAGTTCGTCGAGGAGATGTCGACCAAGACCGAGCTGCCGCTCGCGCCGGCCGCGCCGCTCGAGGAGATGGAGCAGGAGCAGGTGAACCTGTGGCAGACGTCGCTCAACGACGCCGTCACGCAGGCCACGGCCGCGTTCATCCTCGGCAAGCGGCCCATGTCCGAGTGGGACGCGTTCGTCAGCGAGCTCAAGGGCCTGAACATGGACCAGTACGTGGCCACGTTCAACACGGCGCTCGAGCGCGCGCAGGGCTGA
- a CDS encoding carbohydrate ABC transporter permease, with product MTRGVRPRDSAGYTAFRVVNAALLLAMCALVLYPFVNIVAQAFSSEGYINSGQVNLVPRGFNLTTFHVVLSDDMFWVNYKNTVVYTVVGTVIAMALTTTYAYALSKKHLKGRTFFIGVAVLTMFFNGGLIPNYVLINTLGFKDTIWAIVLPNAISVFNLLVMKSFFENFPDELEEAAAIDGMSTYGIFFRIVIPLSKAVLATMVLFYAVAFWNSWFSAYLYMTDPHNYPVTVYLRNLMAGVTSGTTVTGGNLDNATQIASNVQSVTMLLTVLPIVCLYPFIQRYFVSGVMLGAVKQ from the coding sequence ATGACCCGCGGCGTGCGGCCCCGCGACTCCGCGGGCTACACCGCGTTCCGCGTCGTCAACGCCGCGCTTCTGCTCGCGATGTGCGCGCTCGTGCTGTACCCGTTCGTCAACATCGTCGCGCAGGCGTTCAGCTCCGAGGGCTACATCAACTCGGGCCAGGTCAACCTGGTCCCGCGTGGGTTCAACCTCACGACGTTCCACGTCGTGCTGTCGGACGACATGTTCTGGGTCAACTACAAGAACACGGTCGTCTACACGGTCGTCGGCACCGTGATCGCCATGGCGCTCACGACGACGTACGCGTACGCGCTGTCGAAGAAGCACCTCAAGGGCCGCACGTTCTTCATCGGCGTCGCCGTGCTCACGATGTTCTTCAACGGCGGCCTGATCCCGAACTACGTCCTCATCAACACCCTCGGGTTCAAGGACACGATCTGGGCGATCGTGCTCCCGAACGCGATCAGCGTGTTCAACCTGCTCGTCATGAAGTCGTTCTTCGAGAACTTCCCCGACGAGCTCGAGGAGGCCGCCGCGATCGACGGCATGTCGACGTACGGCATCTTCTTCCGGATCGTGATCCCGCTGTCGAAGGCCGTGCTCGCGACCATGGTGCTGTTCTACGCCGTGGCGTTCTGGAACAGCTGGTTCTCCGCCTACCTCTACATGACGGACCCGCACAACTACCCGGTCACGGTGTACCTGCGCAACCTCATGGCGGGCGTGACGTCCGGGACCACGGTGACCGGCGGGAACCTCGACAACGCGACGCAGATCGCCTCCAACGTGCAGTCCGTGACGATGCTGCTCACGGTCCTGCCGATCGTGTGCCTCTACCCGTTCATCCAGAGGTACTTCGTGTCGGGCGTCATGCTCGGCGCGGTCAAGCAATGA
- a CDS encoding ABC transporter permease: MASDTAGATSVVEPPVPSARPSTRSTPRLDRPVRRTWRQALARDWRLYSFLVLPLIFFAVFRYLPILGNVVAFRRFRPGSSIFGDEWVGLYYVRMFIQDPAFWSAFWNTVILGGLTLVVVFPLPIVLALMLNELRSRRFKRTVQTISYLPHFMSIVIVAGMVFQLTAAKGTVNQVITSLGGNAIAFFQDPDWFRPIYLTSEVWQTVGWGTILYLAALTTIDEQLYEAARIDGANRWRQTWHITLPGIRPTMIVLLILNIGSFMAVGFEKVLLLQNPVIYSTADVISTYLYRVGIVSNSVSYATAIGLFEALIGLTLILSANAISKRTVGASLW, from the coding sequence ATGGCCAGCGACACCGCAGGCGCGACGAGCGTCGTCGAGCCGCCCGTGCCGTCGGCGCGGCCGAGCACGCGCTCGACGCCCCGCCTCGACCGGCCGGTCCGCCGCACGTGGCGCCAGGCGCTCGCGCGGGACTGGCGGCTGTACTCGTTCCTGGTGCTCCCGCTGATCTTCTTCGCGGTGTTCCGGTACCTGCCGATCCTCGGCAACGTCGTCGCGTTCCGGCGCTTCCGGCCCGGCTCGAGCATCTTCGGCGACGAGTGGGTGGGCCTGTACTACGTGCGGATGTTCATCCAGGACCCCGCGTTCTGGTCGGCGTTCTGGAACACCGTGATCCTCGGCGGCCTCACGCTCGTCGTGGTGTTCCCGCTGCCGATCGTGCTCGCGCTCATGCTCAACGAGCTGCGCTCGCGGCGGTTCAAGCGGACCGTGCAGACGATCAGCTACCTGCCGCACTTCATGTCGATCGTCATCGTCGCCGGCATGGTCTTCCAGCTCACCGCGGCCAAGGGCACGGTCAACCAGGTCATCACGTCGCTCGGCGGGAACGCGATCGCGTTCTTCCAGGACCCCGACTGGTTCCGGCCGATCTACCTGACGTCCGAGGTCTGGCAGACCGTCGGGTGGGGGACGATCCTCTACCTCGCGGCCCTCACGACGATCGACGAGCAGCTCTACGAGGCCGCGCGCATCGACGGCGCCAACCGGTGGCGGCAGACCTGGCACATCACGCTGCCGGGCATCCGCCCCACCATGATCGTGCTGCTCATCCTCAACATCGGCTCGTTCATGGCCGTGGGATTCGAGAAGGTCCTGCTGCTGCAGAACCCCGTCATCTACTCGACGGCCGACGTGATCTCGACGTACCTGTACCGCGTCGGCATCGTCTCGAACAGCGTGTCCTACGCGACCGCCATCGGGCTGTTCGAGGCGTTGATCGGCCTCACGCTGATCCTGTCGGCCAACGCCATCTCCAAGCGCACCGTGGGGGCCTCGCTGTGGTGA